From Virgibacillus ihumii, the proteins below share one genomic window:
- the pfkB gene encoding 1-phosphofructokinase: MIYTCTFTPSIDYTTYLSDFNPGTLNRTNDVYYYPGGKGINVSRVLQRLNIRSTALGFTGGFTGDYIADFLQREGIETDFIDTNEVTRINVKIKSGKETELNGPGPTIAPEQQALLLEKINTLREGDWFVLAGSLPNSIQTAFYYQIAENCSKQGIRFVLDTSGPALKNLIPAKPFLMKPNQDELGQIFDTKITNKKQAFKYASQLAGDVEHVIVSMGKEGALLVSGNKKWDATPPAGKAVNTVGAGDSLVSGFIASYLQNKNPEEAFRYGVAAGSATAFQTDLCSKENVASLVSKVSINQL; encoded by the coding sequence TTGATTTACACATGTACATTTACTCCATCCATTGATTACACGACATATCTTTCCGATTTTAATCCCGGCACGCTTAACCGTACAAATGACGTTTATTATTATCCGGGCGGTAAAGGAATCAATGTTTCGCGAGTTCTGCAGCGGCTGAATATCCGAAGTACAGCACTTGGATTCACCGGCGGATTCACCGGCGATTATATAGCCGACTTTTTACAACGGGAAGGAATTGAAACAGACTTTATCGATACAAACGAAGTTACGCGGATTAATGTCAAAATAAAATCCGGCAAAGAAACTGAATTAAATGGACCGGGACCAACTATAGCACCGGAACAGCAAGCCTTATTACTGGAAAAAATCAATACATTGCGCGAAGGTGATTGGTTCGTACTTGCAGGGAGTTTGCCGAATTCAATTCAAACCGCTTTTTACTATCAAATTGCGGAAAACTGTTCCAAACAGGGCATTCGTTTCGTGCTGGATACATCGGGTCCGGCACTTAAGAATCTAATTCCGGCCAAACCTTTTCTGATGAAACCGAACCAGGATGAACTTGGCCAGATATTTGATACCAAGATCACGAACAAAAAACAAGCATTTAAATATGCCTCACAGCTTGCCGGCGATGTTGAACATGTTATCGTTTCCATGGGTAAGGAAGGTGCCCTTCTTGTTTCGGGAAATAAAAAATGGGATGCTACGCCACCCGCTGGAAAAGCAGTAAATACAGTCGGAGCAGGAGATTCATTAGTATCAGGCTTTATTGCATCGTATTTACAAAATAAAAATCCCGAAGAAGCATTTCGATACGGTGTTGCTGCTGGGAGTGCAACTGCTTTCCAGACGGATTTATGCAGCAAAGAAAATGTAGCGTCACTTGTTTCGAAAGTTAGTATTAATCAACTTTAA
- a CDS encoding DeoR/GlpR family DNA-binding transcription regulator — protein MLTTERHNTILNLLQDKQTITLQDIIDKTNASESTIRRDLSALENKGELTRIHGGATLTERKRKEYSITEKSAKNIHEKRAIAKHAASFVNDGDCIFLDAGTTTLQLIPFLLDKDVAVVTNGLTHLDTFIENDIQAYLTGGLIKPKTSALIGPQAIQSLEHYRFDKCFLGVNGYHISYGYTTPDPEEAHVKYTASTLAKETYVLADRAKYNQISFAKICNLPDAALVTSNLEENELQLLAERTDVTEVST, from the coding sequence ATGCTAACTACAGAAAGGCATAATACAATCCTGAACTTATTGCAGGATAAACAAACAATTACACTGCAGGACATTATCGATAAAACAAATGCATCCGAGTCAACCATCAGACGGGATTTATCAGCGCTTGAGAATAAAGGCGAACTGACACGGATTCATGGTGGTGCAACATTAACGGAACGAAAACGAAAAGAATACAGCATTACTGAAAAATCAGCCAAAAACATTCATGAAAAACGTGCAATAGCCAAACATGCAGCGTCATTCGTGAATGATGGTGACTGTATTTTTCTTGATGCGGGCACAACCACATTGCAGCTTATCCCTTTTTTACTGGATAAAGATGTTGCCGTTGTTACGAACGGGTTAACACATTTGGATACATTCATCGAAAACGACATCCAGGCATATTTAACCGGGGGCCTGATTAAACCCAAAACAAGCGCATTAATCGGACCACAGGCTATTCAGTCACTGGAACATTACCGGTTTGATAAATGTTTTTTAGGTGTGAATGGGTATCATATTTCATATGGCTACACAACACCTGATCCGGAAGAGGCACACGTTAAATACACCGCTTCCACACTGGCAAAAGAAACTTATGTACTGGCGGATCGTGCAAAATACAATCAGATTAGTTTCGCAAAGATTTGCAACCTGCCCGATGCAGCACTTGTTACCAGCAACTTGGAAGAAAATGAACTGCAGCTATTGGCTGAACGAACAGACGTCACGGAGGTGTCCACTTGA
- a CDS encoding HD domain-containing protein: MRNVTLEEIFTHPVTQKHLGRSGVAHAIAVAEYAYMFAKRYQADPDLATKAALLHDVGHYNWYRNGEWDYELYEENDIHAIKGASRAHKLLIRIGEDPEAAKEIAIAILLHTDSYLPTGELKLKPLQKAVALADETDEETGGNHHYKTVSNHVALERIRALDARIDSEGKPIHKIG, encoded by the coding sequence ATGCGTAATGTGACATTGGAGGAAATTTTCACACACCCGGTTACACAGAAACACTTGGGAAGGTCCGGAGTCGCCCATGCCATTGCCGTGGCGGAATATGCTTATATGTTTGCCAAACGGTATCAAGCAGATCCTGATCTTGCAACAAAAGCTGCACTGCTGCACGATGTGGGCCATTACAATTGGTATCGTAACGGCGAATGGGATTACGAACTATACGAGGAAAATGATATTCATGCCATTAAAGGGGCGAGCCGTGCGCATAAACTGCTGATTCGAATTGGTGAGGACCCGGAAGCAGCAAAAGAAATTGCGATTGCCATTTTACTGCATACCGATTCCTATTTGCCTACAGGTGAGTTGAAATTAAAACCGCTGCAAAAAGCAGTAGCGCTGGCAGATGAAACGGATGAGGAAACCGGCGGCAATCATCATTATAAAACAGTTTCCAATCACGTAGCCCTGGAGCGGATTCGTGCGCTTGACGCTCGGATAGACAGTGAAGGAAAGCCAATTCATAAAATTGGATAA